In Kiritimatiellia bacterium, one genomic interval encodes:
- the ispD gene encoding 2-C-methyl-D-erythritol 4-phosphate cytidylyltransferase has product MNCGIIVAGGKSERMGADIDKAFLSLGTKPVVVYSLLAFEKCRDIDEVVLVVRRDRIDAARQAARMFGCNKVKKIVAGGAQRQQSVSKGLQAAAEDIDIAVVHDGARPCVTSDLITQTINSAKQHGSGVAAVKITDTVKSVEKGVIISETVDRTKLWLVQTPQAFKADLLRKAFAHVEKKKIRITDESSAVELVAKGVRLVVSSSSNIKITTPDDLTLAAALMRLF; this is encoded by the coding sequence ATGAATTGTGGTATTATTGTTGCCGGCGGAAAGAGCGAGCGGATGGGGGCGGATATTGACAAGGCCTTCCTCAGCCTGGGAACGAAACCGGTTGTCGTCTATTCGCTTCTGGCTTTTGAAAAATGCAGGGATATTGATGAAGTCGTGCTGGTGGTGCGGCGGGACCGGATTGACGCGGCCCGGCAGGCCGCGCGGATGTTCGGGTGCAACAAGGTGAAAAAAATCGTGGCCGGCGGCGCCCAGCGGCAGCAGTCGGTCAGCAAAGGTCTGCAGGCGGCCGCCGAAGATATTGATATCGCCGTGGTGCACGACGGCGCGCGTCCGTGCGTTACCTCCGATCTCATAACGCAGACAATTAATTCCGCGAAACAGCACGGTTCCGGCGTGGCCGCCGTCAAGATCACCGATACGGTCAAGAGCGTTGAAAAGGGGGTAATCATTTCCGAGACGGTTGACCGCACAAAACTATGGCTGGTTCAGACGCCGCAGGCGTTCAAAGCCGATTTGCTGCGCAAAGCGTTTGCCCACGTTGAAAAGAAAAAAATCAGGATAACCGACGAGTCCTCAGCCGTGGAGCTTGTGGCAAAAGGAGTGAGGCTGGTTGTTTCCAGTTCTTCAAATATTAAAATTACAACTCCCGACGACCTGACCCTTGCCGCCGCTTTAATGAGACTTTTTTAA
- the lysS gene encoding lysine--tRNA ligase, which yields MSTSDPNPAPPSSPHDETQRQINLKALQAAGYRPFGGAFAASGTLGEIRGRFQEGLAVRAAGRLMAVRHMGKSLFADLRADGERFQIFAGKSQTRDYDLFKMLDTGDHVGIEGELFTTRAGEQTVRVHAWSLLAKSLKPMPEKWHGLKDVETRYRQRYLDLIANARSRKLFDLRFRIIREIRSFFWERGFTEVETPMMQPQPGGALARPFKTHYAALAADMYLRIAPELYLKRLLVGGYEKIFELNRNFRNEGLSRNHNPEFTMLEAYQAYSDRKGMQALVQDLICSVAAKVVGTLRVGSEEQPVNLEPLPSGKWPEKKYRELIAEKMGADWYALSAAEAAPRAEKEGLAIAPAWSHAQITHEVYEKIIERTLVNPVFVTNLPRALVPLAKVCEDNPDEVDVFELVIGGREIAPGYSELNDPREQRERFSDQAGEDAPKTDDDFLLSLEHGMPPAGGLGLGVDRLVMVLTGAETIRDVILFPQLRQKSEPSDTASDNGLH from the coding sequence ATGTCCACCTCCGACCCCAATCCCGCGCCTCCGTCTTCCCCGCATGACGAGACCCAGCGGCAGATCAATCTGAAAGCCCTGCAGGCGGCCGGTTATCGGCCTTTCGGCGGCGCTTTCGCGGCCAGCGGCACGCTCGGGGAAATCCGCGGCCGTTTCCAGGAGGGATTGGCCGTGCGCGCGGCCGGGCGACTGATGGCCGTCCGCCATATGGGAAAAAGCCTGTTTGCGGATTTGCGCGCGGACGGCGAACGCTTCCAGATTTTTGCCGGCAAATCGCAGACTCGGGATTATGATCTCTTTAAAATGCTGGACACCGGCGACCATGTCGGCATTGAGGGGGAATTGTTCACCACCCGCGCCGGCGAACAGACCGTCCGCGTGCATGCCTGGAGTCTGCTTGCCAAATCGCTGAAGCCGATGCCGGAAAAATGGCACGGCCTGAAGGATGTTGAAACCAGGTACCGCCAGCGTTACCTGGACCTGATCGCCAACGCCCGGTCGCGCAAGTTGTTTGATCTCCGTTTCCGGATCATCCGGGAAATACGCAGTTTTTTCTGGGAACGCGGATTTACCGAGGTGGAAACGCCGATGATGCAGCCCCAGCCCGGCGGCGCCCTCGCCCGGCCGTTTAAAACTCATTATGCGGCGCTGGCCGCCGATATGTACCTGCGGATCGCCCCGGAGTTGTACCTGAAACGACTGCTCGTGGGCGGGTATGAGAAGATTTTTGAGCTGAACCGTAATTTTCGCAACGAGGGGCTTTCCAGAAATCACAATCCCGAATTCACCATGCTGGAGGCTTATCAGGCCTATTCTGACCGGAAGGGCATGCAAGCGCTCGTTCAGGACCTCATTTGTTCCGTGGCCGCCAAAGTCGTCGGCACCCTGCGGGTCGGTTCCGAAGAGCAACCCGTCAACCTGGAGCCCTTGCCCTCCGGGAAATGGCCGGAAAAGAAATACCGTGAGTTAATCGCCGAAAAAATGGGGGCGGATTGGTATGCCTTGTCCGCGGCCGAGGCCGCGCCGCGCGCGGAAAAGGAGGGGTTGGCCATAGCCCCGGCCTGGAGCCACGCGCAGATCACCCATGAAGTGTATGAAAAAATAATTGAGCGCACTCTGGTTAATCCCGTTTTTGTCACAAACTTGCCGCGCGCGCTGGTGCCTCTGGCCAAAGTTTGTGAAGACAACCCCGACGAAGTGGATGTTTTTGAGCTGGTGATCGGCGGCAGGGAGATAGCCCCGGGTTACTCGGAGTTGAACGATCCCCGCGAACAGCGCGAAAGATTCAGCGATCAGGCCGGCGAAGATGCGCCCAAAACCGATGATGATTTTCTGCTGTCTCTGGAGCACGGCATGCCGCCGGCCGGCGGCCTGGGGCTGGGCGTGGACCGGCTGGTTATGGTTTTGACCGGGGCCGAGACCATCCGGGACGTCATCCTTTTCCCGCAACTGCGGCAGAAAAGCGAACCGTCCGATACTGCTTCTGATAACGGATTGCATTGA
- a CDS encoding ATP-dependent Clp protease ATP-binding subunit: MSNFTPRVQQVLQLARKEAEHFNHQYVGTEHLLLGLLALGEGEAVNVLQQMGVDLETLRLEVEKAVGQGQDTQTMGALPMTPRAKKVLALAAAEARELNHQYVGTEHILLGLLREDEGVAASVLKNLNIDLERTRLEVIKLLDPDYDGEGNEMPAAAPAAHGQKPSAAKTPALNAFGRNLTELARKGQLDPVIGRTDEIKRVLQILCRRTKNNPVLLGEAGVGKTAIVEGLAQMIADHDAPELLAGKEVIALDMTLLVAGTKYRGQFEERIKAVMDEIKRTKNVILFMDELHMIVGAGSAEGAMDASNIFKPALARGELQCIGATTMNEYRKYIEKDSALERRFQTILVDEPTVEETISVLKGLKSRYEAHHKVHFSDEALSAAARLSHRYITGRYLPDKAIDVLDEAGAHARLNLMTRPSAIRTMDKKAAELRRHKEEAIRSQRFEEAAEWRDKERILREEMEKKADKWRKRQEKKLKPVQEEDIVSVVSKWTGVPLAKLDENGTARLLRMEEEMSKVVLGQAEAVAVIAKALRRSRADLKDPRRPIGSFVFLGPTGVGKTLTAKALAEYMFADQDALIQMDMSEYMDKFMVSRLIGSPPGYVGYEEGGQLTEKVRRRPYSVVLFDEIEKAHPEVINILLQILEEGMLTDSLGRKVNFRNTIVIMTSNVGTSAAKDAGGLGFSPGGQEADFERMKAGMLDEARRAFRPELFNRLDEVIVFRQLARADAAGILELELAKVRARISARGVAAEIGAEAKKFLIDKGFSEKDGARRLRRAVEKYLQDPLAEEILAGRINTPADVKVKVDGGKLKFEPAAGPVEARNVKLETAPGRRRAGSVKSMD, translated from the coding sequence ATGAGTAATTTTACCCCCAGAGTGCAGCAAGTCCTGCAGTTGGCCCGCAAGGAGGCCGAACATTTTAACCATCAGTATGTCGGCACCGAGCATCTTCTTCTGGGCCTGCTTGCGCTCGGCGAGGGCGAGGCCGTTAATGTTCTCCAGCAAATGGGAGTGGACCTTGAAACGCTCCGTCTGGAGGTGGAAAAGGCCGTCGGCCAGGGACAGGATACCCAGACCATGGGCGCCCTGCCAATGACGCCGCGCGCCAAAAAAGTGCTGGCCCTGGCCGCGGCCGAGGCCAGGGAGCTGAATCACCAGTATGTCGGCACCGAGCATATACTCCTCGGGCTTTTGCGCGAGGACGAGGGCGTGGCCGCCAGCGTCCTTAAAAATCTCAATATTGATTTGGAGCGGACCCGGCTGGAAGTGATTAAACTGCTGGATCCTGATTACGATGGCGAGGGCAATGAAATGCCAGCGGCCGCGCCCGCGGCCCATGGCCAGAAACCATCGGCGGCAAAGACCCCGGCCTTGAACGCCTTTGGGCGCAACCTGACCGAGCTGGCGCGCAAGGGCCAGCTTGATCCGGTTATCGGCCGCACCGATGAAATCAAGCGCGTGCTTCAGATCCTTTGCCGGCGGACAAAGAACAACCCCGTTCTGCTTGGCGAGGCAGGGGTCGGCAAAACCGCCATTGTAGAGGGGCTGGCCCAGATGATTGCCGATCACGACGCGCCGGAACTGTTGGCCGGCAAGGAAGTAATTGCCCTGGATATGACGCTCCTCGTGGCCGGCACCAAATATCGCGGCCAGTTTGAAGAACGGATCAAGGCGGTCATGGACGAAATCAAGCGGACGAAAAACGTGATTCTCTTCATGGACGAACTGCACATGATCGTCGGCGCCGGTTCCGCGGAGGGCGCCATGGATGCCTCCAATATCTTCAAGCCGGCCCTGGCCCGCGGCGAATTGCAGTGCATCGGCGCCACCACCATGAACGAATACCGCAAATACATTGAAAAAGATTCGGCCCTGGAGCGCCGTTTCCAGACCATCCTGGTTGATGAGCCTACGGTTGAGGAGACAATTTCGGTTTTGAAGGGACTGAAATCCCGTTATGAAGCCCACCACAAGGTGCATTTTTCCGACGAGGCCTTGTCCGCCGCCGCGCGCCTCTCGCATCGTTACATCACCGGCCGTTACCTCCCGGATAAAGCGATTGACGTCCTGGATGAGGCCGGCGCCCATGCGCGGCTCAACCTGATGACCCGCCCGTCCGCCATAAGGACAATGGATAAGAAAGCGGCTGAATTGCGCCGCCACAAGGAGGAAGCCATCCGTTCCCAGCGTTTTGAGGAAGCGGCGGAGTGGCGCGACAAGGAACGTATTCTGCGCGAAGAGATGGAAAAAAAGGCTGATAAATGGCGCAAACGGCAGGAAAAGAAACTGAAGCCGGTTCAGGAAGAGGATATCGTGTCCGTCGTGTCAAAATGGACCGGCGTGCCGCTGGCCAAGCTTGATGAGAACGGAACCGCCCGGCTTTTGCGCATGGAAGAGGAAATGTCAAAGGTTGTTCTTGGACAGGCCGAGGCCGTGGCCGTCATCGCGAAGGCGCTCCGGCGTTCGCGGGCGGACCTCAAGGACCCGCGCCGCCCGATCGGATCGTTTGTCTTTCTGGGGCCGACCGGCGTCGGAAAAACGTTGACAGCCAAGGCGCTGGCTGAATACATGTTCGCCGACCAGGATGCCCTCATCCAGATGGATATGTCCGAATACATGGATAAGTTCATGGTTTCGCGCCTGATCGGTTCTCCGCCCGGATATGTCGGCTACGAAGAGGGCGGCCAGTTGACTGAGAAAGTGCGCCGCCGGCCATACTCGGTTGTGCTTTTTGACGAGATTGAAAAGGCGCATCCCGAGGTCATCAATATTTTACTCCAGATTCTTGAGGAAGGAATGCTGACCGACAGTCTGGGGCGGAAGGTCAATTTCCGCAATACCATCGTGATCATGACTTCCAATGTCGGAACCTCGGCCGCGAAAGACGCGGGCGGGTTGGGTTTTTCGCCGGGCGGACAAGAGGCCGATTTTGAGCGGATGAAAGCCGGAATGCTTGACGAAGCCAGACGCGCTTTTCGTCCGGAACTGTTCAACCGGCTGGACGAAGTCATCGTTTTCCGGCAGTTGGCGCGCGCGGACGCGGCCGGAATTCTGGAACTTGAGCTGGCCAAGGTCCGCGCGCGCATTTCCGCGCGCGGGGTTGCGGCGGAGATTGGGGCGGAGGCGAAGAAATTTTTGATTGACAAGGGATTCAGTGAAAAGGACGGCGCGCGCCGCCTGCGCCGGGCCGTTGAAAAATATCTCCAGGACCCCCTGGCCGAAGAAATTCTGGCCGGCCGTATCAACACCCCGGCGGATGTTAAAGTCAAGGTGGACGGGGGCAAGCTGAAATTTGAGCCGGCCGCCGGACCGGTTGAAGCGCGGAATGTGAAGCTGGAAACGGCGCCGGGACGGCGCAGAGCGGGCAGCGTTAAAAGCATGGACTGA
- a CDS encoding ABC transporter ATP-binding protein, whose protein sequence is MIDAQTTTPILEVKNLNRSYQMGATALTVLGNVSLQVFAGETVAIIGASGAGKSTLLHIIGGLDQPTGGAVRLHGRDIYAMSGRQRTVLRARSIGFVFQFYHLLPELDVLENVMLPAMNSSLGLFGFAGRPASLDKPGSMALKLLRSVGLAERSGHLPAELSGGEQQRVAVARALVNEPELVLADEPTGNLDSVTGAQVLNVLFGLVGDKRRTLLLVTHNAEVAARCSRVLKLKDGRLDAA, encoded by the coding sequence ATGATTGACGCGCAAACAACAACGCCCATTTTGGAAGTGAAAAATCTTAACCGGTCCTATCAGATGGGCGCAACGGCGCTCACCGTGCTTGGAAATGTATCGCTTCAAGTGTTTGCGGGTGAAACAGTGGCGATTATCGGGGCAAGCGGCGCGGGGAAAAGCACGTTGTTGCATATTATCGGCGGCCTGGACCAGCCGACGGGCGGGGCGGTCCGCCTGCATGGCCGGGATATCTATGCCATGTCCGGCCGCCAGAGGACAGTTCTTCGCGCGCGCAGTATCGGGTTTGTGTTTCAGTTTTACCATTTGCTGCCGGAACTGGATGTGCTTGAAAATGTCATGTTGCCGGCGATGAATTCCAGCCTCGGATTGTTCGGCTTCGCCGGCCGGCCGGCTTCCCTGGACAAACCCGGGAGCATGGCCTTGAAACTCCTGCGGTCGGTCGGGCTGGCGGAACGGTCCGGTCATTTGCCGGCGGAGCTTTCCGGCGGCGAACAGCAGCGGGTGGCGGTGGCGCGCGCCCTGGTCAATGAGCCCGAACTGGTCCTGGCCGATGAGCCCACCGGCAACTTGGATTCAGTGACGGGCGCGCAGGTCCTGAATGTCCTTTTCGGTCTGGTCGGGGATAAAAGGCGGACGCTCCTTCTGGTAACCCATAATGCGGAAGTCGCCGCCCGCTGCAGCCGCGTCCTCAAACTGAAGGACGGCCGCCTGGACGCCGCCTGA
- a CDS encoding ABC transporter permease has protein sequence MSLPFSLFLACKYLKPKRTFLSIISVISAVGVMLGVAVLIIVLSVMSGFDDMWREKILGFDAHILVTLPGTIDEPEKMAEQINRFPGVTAVAPCVQGLVFIQHDDLVYTPLMRGIDVEAERRMSKLPGHMVSGAFELGENEVIVGRELARRLRLKVGQKLLVFSPQTFVAKRDEITLPLEMTVSGVFEIGMSDYDMNFILVPLDAARELYGMENGAHALRVMTSDPYQAGKVARQLSASLQNEYYDVNVQTWMELNRQLFDALRVEKNMMFFLLIFIVLVAAFGITNSLIIVVVQKTKEIGLLKAVGFSSGSVMRVFLWQGWIQGVIGTAFGIVLGLIMLHYRNAIMRALSFSLHMDLFPKEIYQLSEIPAHTSFADVAWVALLSVIICTLAGLLPAWRAARLDPARALRYE, from the coding sequence ATGTCGCTCCCATTCTCATTATTCCTCGCCTGCAAATACCTGAAGCCGAAGCGGACCTTCCTCTCTATCATTTCCGTCATTTCCGCCGTCGGCGTCATGCTGGGGGTGGCGGTGCTTATTATCGTGCTTTCGGTCATGAGCGGTTTTGACGACATGTGGCGCGAGAAAATTCTCGGCTTTGACGCTCATATCCTCGTTACTTTGCCCGGGACAATTGACGAGCCTGAAAAAATGGCCGAACAAATCAACCGGTTTCCCGGCGTTACGGCCGTGGCGCCCTGCGTGCAGGGACTGGTTTTTATTCAGCATGACGACCTGGTCTACACGCCCTTGATGCGGGGGATTGACGTTGAAGCCGAAAGGCGCATGAGCAAGCTGCCGGGACACATGGTCAGCGGCGCGTTTGAATTGGGCGAAAACGAGGTGATTGTCGGGCGCGAGCTGGCGCGCCGCCTGCGCCTCAAGGTCGGCCAGAAATTACTTGTTTTTTCGCCGCAGACATTTGTTGCCAAGCGTGATGAAATAACCTTGCCCCTGGAAATGACCGTCAGCGGCGTTTTTGAAATCGGTATGTCGGACTATGATATGAATTTTATCCTCGTCCCGCTCGATGCCGCCCGCGAACTTTACGGCATGGAAAACGGAGCGCATGCCTTGCGGGTCATGACTTCCGATCCCTATCAGGCGGGTAAAGTCGCCCGGCAGCTTTCCGCTTCTCTTCAGAACGAATATTATGATGTCAATGTCCAGACCTGGATGGAGCTTAATCGCCAGCTTTTTGACGCCCTGCGGGTGGAAAAAAACATGATGTTCTTCCTGCTCATTTTTATTGTGCTCGTGGCGGCCTTCGGTATTACGAACAGCCTTATCATTGTCGTTGTCCAGAAAACAAAGGAAATCGGCCTGCTTAAGGCGGTCGGGTTTTCTTCCGGAAGTGTCATGCGCGTTTTCCTATGGCAGGGCTGGATCCAGGGGGTGATCGGCACGGCTTTCGGAATTGTTCTTGGATTGATCATGCTTCATTATCGCAATGCCATCATGCGCGCGTTGTCTTTTTCTTTGCACATGGACTTGTTCCCAAAGGAGATTTATCAGTTGAGCGAAATCCCGGCCCATACATCGTTTGCGGACGTGGCCTGGGTCGCCCTGCTTTCAGTAATAATCTGTACCCTCGCCGGCTTGCTGCCGGCCTGGCGGGCCGCCCGGCTTGATCCGGCGCGCGCCTTGAGGTATGAGTGA
- a CDS encoding 4Fe-4S binding protein produces the protein MAYVISDKCTVCGKCKDVCPVEAISKGGKHYMIDAETCVSCGQCVDACEAGAIAEE, from the coding sequence ATGGCCTATGTTATCTCGGATAAATGCACTGTCTGCGGAAAATGCAAGGACGTCTGCCCGGTGGAAGCTATTTCCAAGGGCGGCAAACATTATATGATTGATGCGGAAACCTGCGTAAGCTGCGGCCAGTGCGTTGATGCGTGTGAGGCCGGCGCCATCGCGGAAGAGTGA
- a CDS encoding metallophosphoesterase family protein, giving the protein MSAPIYAVISDIHSNWQALQAVLKDASARGATHYVCLGDVVGYNANPVECLEKVRELGCVIVSGNHDHYCSFDDDLTGFHPIAADAVDWTRKQLSSEHQVILANLRLVERVENFTIVHSTLDMPEMWGYVFESLEAEASFNYQMTTVCFFGHTHVPLAFVKGGDITGGSYSRLKINLEKKYFINVGSIGQPRDGDPRASYGIYNLETREIELRRVEYDIAAAQAEIRKAGLPERLAARLAIGR; this is encoded by the coding sequence ATGAGCGCCCCGATCTACGCCGTTATCAGCGATATCCACAGCAACTGGCAGGCCCTGCAGGCGGTGCTCAAGGACGCTTCCGCGCGGGGCGCGACCCATTACGTGTGTCTCGGCGACGTGGTCGGTTATAACGCCAATCCCGTGGAATGCCTGGAAAAGGTCCGCGAACTGGGTTGCGTGATCGTCAGCGGCAACCACGACCATTACTGCTCCTTTGACGATGACCTGACGGGGTTTCACCCGATCGCCGCGGATGCCGTTGACTGGACGCGGAAACAGCTCTCATCTGAACATCAGGTTATCCTGGCCAATCTGCGGCTGGTGGAAAGGGTTGAAAATTTTACCATCGTGCACAGCACGCTGGACATGCCGGAAATGTGGGGGTATGTTTTTGAAAGCCTGGAGGCCGAAGCCAGTTTTAACTATCAGATGACCACGGTCTGTTTTTTCGGCCATACCCATGTTCCCCTGGCCTTTGTCAAAGGCGGGGACATCACGGGGGGGAGCTATTCCCGCCTGAAAATTAATCTGGAGAAAAAATATTTTATCAATGTCGGCAGCATCGGCCAGCCGCGCGACGGCGATCCGCGGGCCTCATACGGAATTTATAATCTGGAAACCCGGGAAATTGAACTAAGACGCGTTGAATATGATATCGCCGCCGCGCAGGCCGAAATCCGCAAGGCCGGCCTGCCGGAACGCCTGGCCGCCCGGCTGGCGATAGGAAGATAA
- the ilvE gene encoding branched-chain-amino-acid transaminase: MRVYFSGRLVPEKDARVSVFDHGLLYGDGVFEGIRTYNGLIFMLAEHIDRLYRSAQAIALKIPMSKKEMMKAVALTCRANHTMNGYVRLVVTRGRGTLGLNPYSCKKPEVIIIAGNIQLYSPAVYRNGLKIITAGTIRNHPDSLNPAIKSLNYLNNIMAKIEAVNSGVEEVIMLNAQGYVAEASGDNVFVFKGNSLLTPPVSAGALEGITRDVVVMLAARDGYETRETTLTRYDLYNADEMFLTGTAAEIISVVEMDRRRIGSGRPGRKTLKLTEQFRKFASENGTPVM; this comes from the coding sequence ATGAGAGTTTATTTCAGCGGCCGGCTGGTGCCGGAAAAAGACGCGCGCGTGTCGGTGTTTGACCACGGTTTGCTGTACGGCGACGGCGTCTTTGAGGGCATCCGGACCTACAACGGACTGATATTCATGCTCGCGGAGCACATTGACCGCCTTTACCGGTCGGCCCAGGCCATTGCCCTGAAGATTCCCATGTCTAAAAAAGAGATGATGAAGGCCGTGGCCCTGACCTGCCGGGCCAACCATACGATGAACGGCTATGTCCGCCTGGTGGTGACCCGCGGAAGGGGCACCCTGGGGCTGAATCCGTATTCCTGCAAAAAACCGGAAGTCATCATTATCGCCGGCAATATCCAGCTTTATTCGCCGGCCGTTTATCGGAACGGGTTGAAAATTATCACGGCCGGAACCATCCGCAATCATCCCGATTCCCTGAATCCGGCCATCAAAAGCCTGAATTATCTGAATAACATCATGGCGAAAATTGAGGCGGTTAATTCCGGCGTTGAGGAAGTCATCATGCTCAATGCCCAGGGTTATGTGGCCGAGGCCTCCGGCGATAACGTCTTTGTCTTCAAGGGAAATTCCCTTCTCACCCCGCCGGTCAGCGCCGGGGCGCTGGAGGGCATTACCCGCGACGTCGTCGTGATGCTCGCCGCCCGGGACGGTTATGAAACGCGCGAAACAACGCTTACCCGTTACGATCTTTATAACGCCGACGAAATGTTCCTGACCGGAACGGCGGCCGAGATCATCAGCGTGGTGGAGATGGACCGGCGCCGGATCGGTTCTGGCCGGCCGGGCCGAAAAACGCTCAAACTGACCGAACAGTTCCGGAAATTCGCATCTGAAAACGGAACGCCCGTTATGTAG
- a CDS encoding UvrB/UvrC motif-containing protein has translation MLCQICGKKQATVHLTQMLNDEVRKMHLCEQCAGANGININAPDSVADFLLGLGPPKKSSSAAAGRLCSRCRTHFRDFKKLSRLGCQNCYAEFAEELNPLLQGMQKGARHVGKKPAYCPGAVNVFPPLASLKKTLDEAIASENYEEAARIRDQIRGAEQNRNSPQNGRGETRVPS, from the coding sequence ATGCTTTGCCAGATTTGCGGTAAAAAACAGGCGACAGTTCATCTGACGCAAATGCTGAACGATGAAGTGCGCAAAATGCATCTTTGCGAACAGTGCGCTGGCGCAAACGGCATTAACATCAATGCTCCGGACTCGGTCGCTGATTTTCTGCTTGGACTGGGGCCGCCCAAGAAGTCAAGTTCGGCCGCCGCCGGCCGCCTGTGCTCGCGGTGCCGGACGCATTTCCGGGACTTTAAGAAACTATCCCGCCTCGGATGCCAGAACTGTTATGCGGAATTTGCCGAGGAATTGAATCCGCTTTTGCAGGGCATGCAGAAAGGTGCGCGGCATGTCGGTAAAAAACCTGCTTATTGTCCCGGCGCCGTCAATGTCTTTCCGCCGCTGGCCTCTTTGAAAAAAACGCTGGATGAAGCAATAGCTTCCGAAAATTATGAGGAAGCGGCGCGCATTCGCGATCAGATTCGCGGGGCGGAACAGAACCGGAATTCACCGCAAAACGGCCGCGGCGAGACGCGGGTCCCTTCCTGA
- a CDS encoding protein arginine kinase, whose amino-acid sequence MKTVDELVKQPGAWLKVGGNAGIVVSSRVRLARNISGRLFPGRAGEEESLRLLRDLEPVLRGLSVWTSPVILEISALNRMEREILIERHLMSRDLAAKGKGSALALKQDESIAIMVNEEDHIRMQAMSPGLNLRELWRQIDAVDSEMESGFNPPESPGEDRRAPAGYAFSPQLGYLTACPTNVGTGMRASVMLHLPGLVLMNEINSILKAVNKIGLAVRGLWGEGSAAAGNMFQISNQMTLGETEQTIIGRLEKIVLEIAGHEKNSRERLMEQKKNQLRDHIGRAIGILTNAHLLNSKETLDMLSALRLGLETGLVGGWSRAMIDELFVLTQPGHLQKLEGKFIGAEKRDLARARLVRSRLLARR is encoded by the coding sequence ATGAAAACGGTTGATGAACTCGTAAAACAGCCGGGCGCGTGGCTCAAAGTCGGCGGAAATGCGGGCATTGTCGTCAGCAGCCGCGTTCGCCTGGCGCGCAATATCAGCGGCCGCCTCTTTCCGGGGCGGGCCGGTGAAGAGGAGTCCCTGCGCCTGTTGCGCGACCTGGAGCCTGTTCTGCGCGGGCTTTCCGTATGGACCAGTCCGGTTATCCTGGAGATAAGCGCCTTGAACCGCATGGAGCGTGAAATTCTTATTGAAAGGCATTTGATGAGCCGCGACCTGGCCGCGAAGGGCAAGGGCAGCGCCCTGGCCTTGAAGCAGGACGAATCCATAGCGATCATGGTCAACGAGGAGGACCATATCCGCATGCAGGCCATGTCGCCCGGTCTTAATCTCCGGGAACTCTGGCGGCAGATTGACGCCGTGGATTCGGAAATGGAATCCGGTTTTAATCCGCCTGAGTCCCCCGGCGAGGACCGCCGCGCTCCGGCGGGCTATGCCTTTTCTCCGCAGTTGGGCTACCTGACCGCCTGCCCGACGAACGTCGGCACCGGGATGAGGGCCAGCGTCATGCTCCATCTGCCCGGCCTGGTGCTGATGAATGAAATCAATTCCATCCTTAAGGCGGTCAATAAAATCGGCCTGGCGGTGCGCGGATTGTGGGGGGAAGGCAGCGCCGCCGCCGGCAACATGTTCCAGATTTCAAACCAGATGACGCTCGGCGAAACCGAACAGACCATTATCGGAAGGCTTGAAAAAATCGTGCTGGAAATCGCCGGCCACGAAAAAAACAGCCGCGAACGGCTTATGGAGCAGAAAAAAAACCAGCTCCGCGATCATATCGGCCGCGCCATCGGAATTTTAACCAATGCCCATCTGCTTAATTCAAAGGAAACCCTGGATATGCTTTCGGCGCTGCGGCTCGGTTTGGAGACCGGCCTGGTCGGCGGCTGGTCCCGCGCCATGATTGACGAGCTTTTTGTGTTGACTCAGCCGGGGCACTTGCAGAAACTGGAGGGCAAATTCATCGGAGCGGAAAAACGCGATCTGGCGCGGGCCAGGCTGGTGCGCTCAAGATTGCTTGCGCGCCGTTGA